The sequence CATGCCAAAACCCCAGGTACTTTCCCCAGTTTATGTGACTTCGTGTAATATCAGCGAAAGAATTAGAAACTTTTAGTGATTCTTCAATGCCTTCATAAGAAGTACTACATATCGCAACATCATCAGCATACGCGAGTAGTTTGACCTCTGAAGATTGTAATTGGAATCCACTAACAACATTGTACTGGAGTATTGACAGACATAATGTTTCGATCTAGATGCTAAACAACAGTGGACTGACAGGGCAGGCCTTCACGAACGGAACGCTCAATTTTAATGGGGGGTCCCAGTGTCTTGTTTATTATTAGTCTTGTACTACCATTCCGATATGCCAGTGCAACGCCGTCAGCAATTATTTTACCAGCATTAATGTGATCCAATACTGCGAACAAAATAACATGGGCGACACAATCAAACGCCTTATTCAGATCCAACGGAAGTACGGCTACACGAGCTTGAATCATGTCAACGCACTCCAGAACTGACCGCATTCTATGAACATTTGTTACTATGGAACGACCTTTGATTCCGCACGTTTGGTGTGGACCCACAATATCTTTTATTACTGACTGAAGTCTAGCCGCCAAAATTTTCATTAAAATCTTGTAGTCTACATTCGTCAGTGCGATTGGTCTGTACGCCGTGACTTGCCTAAGTTTTCCGACCTCATCTGTTTTTGGAATCAGTACAGTGTGTGATTCACCAAACGACGGCGGCAATCTTTTTTCTTCATATGCCTCGTTAAAAACCGCTGCTAGTATGGGGGACAAATCGTTTTTAAAACACTTGTACCACGCTGCACAAAGGCCATCTGGCCCCGGGGACTTGCCTGGATTTAACTTATCAATCGCCCTTTCAACTTCAGAAACAGATACAGGTAGATCCAATGCAATTTTCGCTTCTTCACTCACTTGAGGCATGCGTCCCAAATATTCTGCTTTAAATCTTTCCAACTCTACATGTCGACGTGCAAAAACGTTTTCGAAGTGCCTTGAAAAAACATGTAAAATGCTGTTGTTATCGGTTGCTTCGTGACCATCCGCCTATATTTTTTCAATGTGATTCCTTCGAGCGTTCGTTTTTTCCATTCCTAACGCTCTCTTGGTGGGCGTCTCTGCAACAGCTAAAGCCTCAGCCCTAACGCGAACGAGTGCACCGCGATAGCGTTCCTCGTCGTGCAATTCAAGTTCCTGCTTAATATTGTGTATGTCACTTTGAAACGCTCCCGACTCTTTACACTCCAAGTCTATTAAGCTTTCCAAGGTAGTTctcagttctttttctttctttttcttttcataacTCAATGCGCAAGAACGATCGATGGCCTTTATTTTTATACGCTGCTTGAACTCTTCCCATTGTCCTGCAAGTTTAACGTCATCATTGATTTTGATGTCCTTGATGCAGTTCAGTACCTAATCCAAAAAACATTCGTCGGATATTAAATTGGAATTCATCTTCCACAGATCCCACGAAAAACTTCCACCTTTTTTTCCTCTCCCATATCACATTTAACTAAACAATGATCGCTGAAGGAAACGGGATAGACAGCATAGGTCTTACAGTGCGTGATTATTTCAAGAGACGCGTAAATGCGGTCTAGGCGAGCGTGGCTATGACCCTGAAAATGTGTGAAACGCACTTCTCGCGTCCCCTCCATACAGCCACCCACATCTTCTAAATCATATTCTGTAATTATATCGGCTAGCAACCTGCTACTCTTGTCGCTCATAACGCGTCCGTTTGATCGGTCTCGCACATTAAGGACGCAGTTAAAATCACCAagggccgtattcacaaacgatACTTAAGTGGAGGTACAGTAAGTGGAAGAAAAGTGCAAGTATAAGGAAAGTTTCAGAAAAGTGTTTCTTGAACGACACAAGTATTACTTTCCGAAGTAGCACTTTTCGGGACGAGTATATCGCATGGTGTTGAGGCTACGTAAATTATTGACGTGTACGATCTATTTATTTGCAAATGATTAACTTTTGCATCGAAATAATGTGGAAAGAAAAGATTCAGTGATAACATGCACACAGTGCTGAGTAAAGAAAACAGGTATTTATATTTTTGCGCTTTTTTTCAGACTTATCTGGCCACAATggcctataggcaccgtacagtcgagttttccagtgcgactgcaacgccagagcgcaaagcctagcggataaagaaagcaataatgagacggggtccgtcaaaattgaacgcgatgtgcgcgtctccctccctgcgcgagtgggcggattgtggccgggctacacgggggacgcgtgagcgcgtctactttctgcgtgcccctaacggccaatgtcagcggacttgcgacgggccagtgcgaggaacgcagctccctctggccagtgtacggtgcctatagtgaCCCCCAGTTATAGCCCAGTGATACCCCAGTCAGCTGTTACCTCTCACCGTCGCAACAGTTATGTTGTGTTCGCTACGTACGGTGGCTTACAGTTTCGCTGTGCTTCGGGGACGTTAAGCATTTCTTCACGGTGTGTGTGGgcaatattttttctttgtcttggcgatggagaagaaaaaaatcaactTCTCCGAGGAAGAACGCGCTGTGTTGTTGGACCTGCTCTCACGCCACCGCAGCGTCGTCGAAAACAAGAGGACCGACGCGGCGTCCGCGAGTCGGAAGCGCGACTCCTGGAAAAAGATTGAAGATGAGTTTAACAGCCGCCACAACGTCACGCCACGCAAATTGGACCCAGCTCAAGAAATGTTGGGAAAACATGAAAGACAAGTGGCGAAGGACGAACGCTGAAGACATGCGGGAACGGTTTGCGACAGGTAAGCATTGGTCTGATTGATATTACGATATTACTAGTGACATATCCTGCATTAGGGCGTTGTGCAGCGTTCGGAAATTTACCGCGATGACTTGAAGCGCAGCTTGACTTTAGAGACGCACTCCTTCTCTTTAGGTAGCATTCATTGTCTTTAGGTAATAAGAAGGAACGCCAGCGCGTCTCTGACGTGCCGCCTCTGCTGAACTCGCGAAAATAGGCAGCGCTCGCGCTCCTTACTTTTGTCACAGCGTCTGCAATCATGGTTGCGTTTTTTTACACTTGTGCTAGGTACAAGGAAGAGTGCAAGTTGCGGTAGTAAATCCGCTGAGCACTATATGCATCGCTGCGTTTGCACATTCTTTTCGTGCATATTGTGCGTTCGTTTAACGTTTGCTCATTATGCTGAGCTTGAAAAAAACCGGCagctcccacgcactgtgggaatcgatgtaatgcgaagcagtcagcaagaagCAAATAATGCTGtatataatatgcatgtcatcattcacatgttctacatgacatgttctacatgacaggttctacatgacatgcaggttatgatttaaatattaccacctgtcatttgtgttggtCATAGAGAAATGTCTCATCGTAGCAATTTTTGAATATATCAAGTTAAGAAAACGGCCTCAGGAGCACTATGgccatggcgtgtaaatcatggttTTCATAACAAGTTAGTCATGATTTTATGAtatgaccagtcattcatgtttgccatacagtcatgttatgccataccaattttggtataaatcccATTAACgatacggccaggagagcgcaaagtcgtaggcggctagatagatagatagatagatacgctgaaagtcgccgaagttcgctaaggaatgcttcgcatttaaaaaaactttCTTTTGAAGTCTCACTCAATTCGATTCTTTGATATTTCAGGTGGCGGAACACCACCGTCAAGCGAAATGAGCGACGAGCTACAGGAGACATCGCTTCACCCATGCCTGTTCGTCTGCCCTGCGACCGCCGCCGGCATGCCCGGGGGATCGCAGTCCTCGAACCAGCTGTGCACACCTTCTGTCGCTGCACTGCTGTCGCAGACCCAAGACACGGCTCTGGAAGAGTCCGCTGGTATGGCTCCTTCGTATTTTTTTCATTGCCCATGTTTTAGGTCTGTTAAGTTCACTTTTCGTAACACAAATGTGTTTCGTTTATTACGCTGCAACTGTCACGTACGCATTTTCAGAGTCCAGTATTTTAGCCGTTTTCTGAACGGTGTGTTTGTCAGGCTTCGGTGCTGCCACCCTCTACTGGCTCATGTAATTGAGCATCTCAATGTGACGAATGAACAAAGCAACATCAAACCTTGAAGATATAGGTGGATTGCGCCACgtgacatttttaaaaataaaatggtTACAATGGGCACTTTAGGTACTACATGGCTGTAGAGCGTACATACACAGCATGGTGTTCAGAACAATGCGACACCTTTGGTGTAGCTATGCAGGAATCGGCAAGCAGTGTGACCATATGAACTGTTTCTGCAGGTTGTCAAGACATGTACGACGGGGCAACAGACTCCTATTCATGGGAAGAGCCTAGCAGTCCGTTGAAAGAGTCATCACCAATTCATTCACGTCCCCATGGCCAAGTACAGGATGCTGCAATGAGCAAACCGTGCTATGGCGGTGGTGCAAGCTTATCAGAAGCTGCAGCTGGAGCACCCACAACTTCCGGAGCCGCTTCAGCTGCAACTGCCAGCGCCGCTGTGCCAGCTGGCACGAAACGCACTTCAACCAGCGGCAGCCAGAGGCAAACGGCTGTCTCAATCGAACTGGGTGCCCGCCTGGACGCCATCAAAGAGGACCGCGAGCAAAAGAAACGAGAGCATTTATTGAGGTTGAAGTTCATGCGGATCGAGCACAAACAAAAAAGAGCGCAACACAGTGAGGCAATGGAGCTTTTTCGGTCAAAAATAGCGAATCAGAAGGCCAAGGCACAAATGCTAAAGCTTCAGCTAGACATTATTAAAAAACAGTATGAATAAAGTCACATCCCTGTTATGTTGTTTCATTTCGTTTAAGTGAAATACTCCGCGACTATGCGCTCCCTCATCCTGAATCCGCCTGCTGTGTCTGGCACAAGTGGCATGGCTGCTGGTGGTGGCGGAACAGATGAGATGGTAGCCGGTGAACTGCTGTCATGAATGACCtggctttgtggtggaggtgGGATGGGTTCTCTCAGGAGGTGGCCGAAGTTGTGCAGTGCGGCACAAGCTGTTATGATGATGGGAACTGATGATGTTTTTATCTGAAGTGTCATGTCGAGGCATGGAAACCTTCGCTTCCACACTCCAAACGCCCTCTCGACACTGCAGCGAGTCCGTGAGAGAGACTTGTTGTACCTAAACAAAGCATTTGTTTAGCATTTTAGGCATTTGTATACACAATAGTATTGCTCCACGATTGCTCCAACTTGACTTCACCTGTGCTTAgggctgtctttcgtccctgtgtCCCTAAATGGTGTCATCAGGTAGGATCTGCAGGGATACCCCTTGTCGCCAAGTAGGATGCCAGGCACAGTTCCTCTCTCATACTTTACTCTCGCCGAACTATTGTCAAATATCCGGCTGTCGTGAGCTGAACCCGGCCAGCTGGCcaccaaataaaaaaattgaagctGAGGCCCTGTGATTGCCTGCAATAGGAAGCAATCTTTTTTCGCTCTGAAATAGATATAATGCTCATGAAAACTGGTACAAATTTATGTTATGCATACAACGTCGCACTGCTACTTTTATAAACATGATAATCATTCGAGTATTTCCCTAATTTACGTCAACGGGAGAGCCATAAACATACCTGGACATTGATTGAGAAGTAGCCCTTGCGATTCCGAAAGGCCTCCGCGTCTTCTCCACCGGGATTTTTCATGGGCACATGAGTGCAGTCTATGCAGCCGCTCACACCAGGGAAACGCGCCATGGCATAAAATTCCTCCATTACCACGGCTGCTTCACTGGCGTTGGGCAACCTCACAAGCTGCGGGAACAATGCATCGGCTATCATTCTTGATATGCGTGCGTTGATGCGTGACACGCTTGCCTGAGACACATTAACAAGGTCTCCGGTAACAATTTGAAAGGTTCCGGCGCCGTAGAATCGCAGCGTGATGAGCAGCTGGAGCAGTGGCGGCACGGGGTGACCACGTTCGTTGTCCTTTGGGTGCAGCGGCAGCATTTCCAGCAGGCGTATCACTGCTCGCTTGGAAAAGCGGTACCGTGACAGGAATTCCGCGTCGTTGTATGCCTCTATAGGATTCTGCCGATCCCTCAGAACTGGCCGTAACGGCGGCGCGTAGCGATACGCTTCATCCTGTATAATTTCCTCCACCCGGCCAGCAAAATCCACGAAGTCGGCGAGACTGTTGAATAGTCAGCCATTTTGTTTGATCAGAAAACCAGCGAAAGTTGCACGATAAGTTACACTTATGAAAGTATGAGGAAAGTATAAGTTTGAGTTAAGTGCGGGGAAAGTTTCAAAAACCACACTTAAGGAGCACTTATGAAAGTACCACTTTTCTGGGTAAGTATGGCTCCTGGAAACGAGGCTACAGAAGTTTTCACACTTGTTTCATTAAATAAAGCACCAATAAACTACTGTAACTTTCGCGGAACACTGCCCGTAAATGTTCTAGTCTTTATAAAGGTACTTTTCGTAAGAGGCGGAATAAATTATTTCTCGCTTTTGTCGGTTTTAAGCCTTCGGC comes from Rhipicephalus sanguineus isolate Rsan-2018 chromosome 7, BIME_Rsan_1.4, whole genome shotgun sequence and encodes:
- the LOC119398572 gene encoding putative nuclease HARBI1, whose amino-acid sequence is MAFIPTLRLATLNVRGLAAKRKQSQVYRLLVDHDLDVLAVQETKVDGDEETRDMMLSLADFVDFAGRVEEIIQDEAYRYAPPLRPVLRDRQNPIEAYNDAEFLSRYRFSKRAVIRLLEMLPLHPKDNERGHPVPPLLQLLITLRFYGAGTFQIVTGDLVNVSQASVSRINARISRMIADALFPQLVRLPNASEAAVVMEEFYAMARFPGVSGCIDCTHVPMKNPGGEDAEAFRNRKGYFSINVQAITGPQLQFFYLVASWPGSAHDSRIFDNSSARVKYERGTVPGILLGDKGYPCRSYLMTPFRDTGTKDSPKHRYNKSLSRTRCSVERAFGVWKRRFPCLDMTLQIKTSSVPIIITACAALHNFGHLLREPIPPPPQSQVIHDSSSPATISSVPPPPAAMPLVPDTAGGFRMRERIVAEYFT